A region from the Microbacterium lacus genome encodes:
- a CDS encoding TetR family transcriptional regulator encodes MPSTRDRALAAAVRLVGEQGVRALTHARVDAAAALPRGSTSNWFRTRDALVAGVVAWIADQERGDLTEGLARVSTVDDLVDAIATLLEDATGRHAARTRARYALFLETTATPNRQPSLRVERSRFETQVRDIMLSLRATDPELATTTLFAVSAGLIVNRLTIAPDAPIRPAIELVIGAMFPGQ; translated from the coding sequence ATGCCCAGCACCCGTGACCGTGCGCTCGCCGCGGCCGTCCGTCTTGTCGGTGAGCAGGGGGTGCGGGCGCTCACCCACGCTCGCGTCGATGCCGCCGCTGCGCTTCCGCGGGGCTCGACCTCCAACTGGTTCCGCACTCGTGACGCGCTCGTCGCCGGGGTGGTGGCGTGGATCGCCGATCAAGAACGCGGCGACCTCACCGAAGGCCTCGCCCGCGTGAGCACCGTCGACGACCTGGTCGACGCCATCGCCACCCTTCTCGAGGACGCGACCGGCCGCCACGCGGCACGCACACGAGCCCGGTACGCACTCTTCCTCGAAACGACGGCGACCCCGAACCGGCAGCCCTCGCTGCGCGTCGAAAGATCGCGATTCGAAACGCAGGTCCGTGACATCATGCTGTCCCTCCGCGCCACCGACCCTGAGCTCGCCACCACGACCCTTTTTGCGGTGTCCGCGGGACTCATCGTCAACCGACTCACGATCGCACCTGATGCTCCGATCCGCCCGGCGATCGAGCTCGTCATCGGAGCCATGTTCCCCGGACAGTGA
- a CDS encoding VOC family protein, whose product MLSIGTIVLSVEDIGRAGDFWRAALGYVNRSEPSEDWVILDPADKAKWHEPGTSIALSVTGYPQHYPPRIHLDLYAQDQAGEIRRLIALGAQEVDWHGYPPDADYVVLEDTEGNRFCVVAVSDHVTV is encoded by the coding sequence ATGTTGAGCATCGGGACCATCGTGCTGAGCGTTGAGGACATCGGGCGCGCGGGTGACTTCTGGCGAGCGGCATTGGGATACGTGAATCGGAGTGAACCGTCTGAGGATTGGGTGATCCTCGACCCGGCAGACAAGGCGAAGTGGCATGAACCGGGTACGAGCATCGCCTTGTCCGTAACGGGATACCCGCAGCACTATCCGCCCCGCATCCATCTCGATCTCTACGCGCAGGATCAGGCGGGCGAGATCCGCCGCCTGATCGCGCTTGGTGCACAAGAAGTCGACTGGCACGGCTATCCGCCCGATGCCGACTACGTGGTCCTCGAGGACACCGAGGGCAACCGCTTCTGCGTCGTCGCCGTGAGCGATCACGTCACGGTCTGA
- a CDS encoding LON peptidase substrate-binding domain-containing protein has translation MAQVAMFPLGTVLFPHTPLALRIFEERYLVMLGRLLEDDDPQFGVVLIERGSEAGGGDQRFGIGTMARITNVMAAEKDIHLIAVGGARVEVSDWSEDEPYPTAFVRELPPLVWDDALTPLRNEAERIVRRVLSRAAEYNEVQWDANIEISDDPLESSWQLAAIAPLGQLDQLRLLRSTTLGGLLRELIDLTLAAEPVLTATADDAAFDQALLNLLEEEDGGDTGDED, from the coding sequence ATGGCGCAGGTCGCGATGTTCCCTCTCGGAACGGTCCTCTTCCCGCACACGCCCCTGGCTCTGCGGATCTTCGAGGAGCGCTACCTCGTGATGCTCGGCCGACTCCTCGAAGACGACGACCCGCAGTTCGGCGTCGTGCTCATCGAACGCGGCAGCGAAGCCGGCGGCGGCGACCAGCGCTTCGGCATCGGCACGATGGCGCGCATCACGAACGTCATGGCGGCCGAGAAGGACATCCACCTGATCGCCGTGGGCGGCGCGCGAGTCGAGGTGAGCGACTGGAGCGAGGACGAGCCCTATCCGACCGCGTTCGTACGAGAACTGCCCCCTCTCGTCTGGGACGACGCGCTCACTCCGCTGCGCAACGAGGCGGAGCGAATCGTGCGGCGGGTGCTCTCGCGGGCCGCGGAGTACAACGAGGTGCAATGGGACGCGAACATCGAGATCTCCGATGATCCGCTCGAATCCAGCTGGCAGCTCGCGGCGATCGCACCGCTCGGCCAACTCGATCAGCTGCGACTGCTGCGATCGACCACGCTGGGCGGCCTGCTGCGCGAACTCATCGACCTCACCCTCGCCGCCGAACCGGTGCTCACGGCGACTGCCGACGACGCGGCGTTCGACCAGGCGCTGCTGAATCTCCTCGAGGAAGAGGACGGCGGCGACACCGGGGATGAGGACTGA
- a CDS encoding response regulator transcription factor → MAEDADAARGALLYVEDDPRIAAMTVEVLSEAYRVDYATTGEAGLQLALNGRYDVMVVDRRLPGMDGVDFIRAVRTARITTPILMLTALGSVDDRVSGLDGGANDYLVKPFDFEELLARLRSLRRGFDADAGRRRLGEWTFTPASQALYDPSGYRIALTATETALLELLSASPEHVFSREEILRSVFREGETTSSVDTYVHYVRRKSTRDMIETVRARGYRAGNPS, encoded by the coding sequence ATGGCGGAGGACGCGGATGCCGCTCGCGGCGCGCTGCTGTACGTCGAGGACGATCCGCGCATCGCTGCGATGACCGTCGAGGTGCTCTCCGAGGCGTACCGCGTCGATTACGCGACCACGGGCGAGGCGGGACTGCAGCTCGCGCTGAACGGACGCTACGACGTCATGGTCGTCGACCGGCGTCTGCCCGGCATGGACGGAGTCGATTTCATCCGCGCCGTGCGGACCGCGCGCATTACGACACCCATCCTGATGCTGACCGCACTCGGGTCGGTGGACGACCGCGTGAGCGGCCTGGACGGGGGAGCGAACGACTATCTCGTGAAGCCCTTCGACTTCGAAGAGCTGCTCGCGCGGCTGCGCTCGCTGCGGCGCGGCTTCGATGCGGATGCCGGGCGCCGGCGTCTGGGGGAGTGGACGTTCACGCCCGCGTCGCAGGCGCTGTACGACCCGAGCGGGTACCGCATCGCCCTGACCGCGACCGAGACCGCGCTCCTCGAACTCCTCAGCGCGAGCCCCGAGCATGTGTTCTCGCGGGAGGAGATCCTGCGCTCGGTCTTCCGCGAGGGCGAGACGACGAGCTCGGTGGACACGTACGTGCACTACGTCCGACGGAAGTCGACCCGCGACATGATCGAGACCGTCCGCGCTCGCGGCTATCGGGCGGGGAACCCCTCGTGA
- a CDS encoding HAMP domain-containing sensor histidine kinase → MTVQDDRTRVRRAAVSIGLTVAVASALIIAGGVGLLLAVIVLNRRPEVGEHDGGFPRPGGGDDFVIDADRILPAVIVLGVIGVVLLAAVAWFAARRSVRPLGEALRLQRNFVADASHELRTPLTALTSRIQLLQRRHERGEPIDGTLQELRTDAAMMNDVLSDLLLAAEGGASAEAPASVDDAVAGAVQSVQPLAFEAEVSVRTETTGPLTVTLPSVTLTRVIVALLDNAIQHSPSGAEVAVRVAREGGAAAIRIADRGSGIRGIAPADVFERFSRSAESGRRRSFGLGLSLVRDVAVRAGGGVEVESTSAAGTTFLLRLPLAS, encoded by the coding sequence GTGACCGTGCAGGACGACCGCACGCGGGTGCGACGCGCCGCGGTGTCCATCGGTCTCACCGTCGCCGTCGCCTCCGCGCTGATCATCGCCGGAGGGGTCGGACTGCTCCTGGCCGTCATCGTGCTCAATCGGCGACCAGAGGTCGGCGAGCACGACGGGGGATTCCCTCGGCCGGGCGGCGGCGACGACTTCGTGATCGATGCGGACCGGATCCTTCCCGCGGTGATCGTCCTCGGGGTGATCGGCGTCGTGCTGCTCGCCGCCGTCGCCTGGTTCGCGGCACGGCGATCGGTGCGGCCCCTCGGCGAAGCGCTCCGGTTGCAGCGCAACTTCGTCGCGGATGCGTCGCACGAACTGCGCACCCCGCTGACGGCCCTCACGAGCCGGATCCAGCTCCTGCAGCGCCGACACGAGCGCGGCGAGCCGATCGACGGGACGCTCCAGGAGTTGCGGACGGATGCCGCGATGATGAACGACGTGCTGAGCGACCTGCTGCTCGCGGCCGAAGGCGGCGCGAGCGCCGAAGCCCCGGCATCCGTCGACGACGCCGTCGCGGGCGCAGTGCAGTCCGTGCAGCCCCTCGCGTTCGAGGCGGAGGTGTCGGTGCGGACGGAGACGACGGGTCCGCTCACGGTCACCCTGCCCTCCGTCACGCTGACGCGGGTCATCGTGGCGCTGCTGGACAACGCGATCCAGCACTCGCCGAGCGGGGCGGAGGTGGCTGTCCGCGTCGCCCGCGAGGGCGGCGCGGCGGCGATCCGGATCGCCGACCGCGGCTCCGGCATCCGCGGGATCGCCCCGGCGGACGTGTTCGAACGGTTCTCACGGTCGGCCGAGAGCGGCCGCCGGCGCAGCTTCGGCCTCGGGCTCTCCCTCGTCCGCGATGTCGCGGTGCGGGCGGGTGGCGGTGTCGAGGTGGAGAGCACCTCGGCTGCCGGGACGACGTTCCTGCTGCGGCTGCCCCTCGCGTCCTGA
- a CDS encoding FAD:protein FMN transferase, producing the protein MIATGAAALTRSVRVEEIMGMPISIHVLTGGVPDAETEQSIAACFAELRDIDRVFSTYRADSDISRIARGELTLRDADPRVAEVEAACRAAAIETGGLFSATWNGTFDPTGFVKGWAVESAARRHLAPLLGTVDAVGINAGGDAQLFTAGGSAWVWNVGIADPRHPGRVIATLPVRTGAVATSGSAERGAHIIDPRTGSPARGVLSATVVDASLARADLWATTAVIAGFEDRTWIPRAGTRTGILIADDGRVTRWLDGTSVDVVPPGMLLG; encoded by the coding sequence ATGATCGCGACCGGCGCCGCGGCCCTCACCCGTTCGGTGCGCGTGGAGGAGATCATGGGGATGCCGATCAGCATCCATGTGCTCACCGGGGGCGTCCCCGACGCGGAGACTGAGCAGTCGATCGCGGCGTGCTTCGCGGAGCTGCGTGACATCGACCGCGTGTTCTCGACGTACCGCGCCGACTCCGACATCAGTCGCATCGCCCGCGGCGAGCTGACTCTGCGGGATGCCGATCCCCGCGTCGCCGAGGTGGAGGCGGCGTGCCGAGCGGCGGCGATCGAGACCGGCGGCCTGTTCTCCGCCACGTGGAACGGCACGTTCGATCCGACCGGATTCGTGAAGGGCTGGGCCGTGGAGAGCGCCGCGCGGCGCCACCTCGCGCCGCTGCTCGGCACCGTCGATGCGGTCGGCATCAACGCCGGAGGCGACGCGCAGCTGTTCACCGCCGGCGGCTCGGCGTGGGTGTGGAACGTGGGGATCGCCGATCCCCGCCATCCGGGACGGGTGATCGCGACGCTCCCGGTGCGCACCGGCGCCGTCGCGACCTCCGGGTCGGCGGAGCGCGGCGCGCACATCATCGATCCGCGGACGGGCTCTCCGGCTCGCGGCGTCCTCAGCGCGACGGTGGTCGATGCGAGTCTCGCCCGGGCCGACCTCTGGGCGACGACCGCGGTGATCGCAGGCTTCGAGGACCGCACGTGGATCCCGCGCGCGGGCACGCGGACCGGCATCCTGATCGCCGACGACGGTCGCGTCACCCGCTGGCTCGACGGAACCTCCGTCGACGTCGTCCCGCCGGGGATGCTTCTCGGCTGA
- a CDS encoding FMN-binding protein encodes MKRIVYAVLATLSGLVLLFSYRTSLDAVQPLAVADTGATTGTSAAPSTGTQSSDDESTESGDDESSEGGSSSSSGSTSSSSGSSSSSGSTTAASGLTDGTYTGGAANTRYGAVQVQITVSGGVITDVQVPQYPNSNREDQQINARALPTLIAETTQAQSAQIDMVSGATYTSQGYMASLQSAIDQASA; translated from the coding sequence ATGAAGAGAATCGTCTACGCCGTCCTGGCCACCCTCAGCGGTCTGGTCCTGCTGTTCAGCTACCGTACCTCCCTCGACGCGGTGCAGCCTCTCGCCGTGGCGGACACGGGTGCCACCACCGGCACGAGCGCGGCCCCGAGCACCGGGACGCAGAGCTCGGACGACGAGTCGACCGAGTCCGGCGACGATGAGTCGAGCGAGGGTGGCTCGTCCTCCTCGAGCGGCTCCACCTCGAGTTCGTCCGGCTCGTCCTCGTCCTCCGGATCGACGACCGCCGCGAGCGGCTTGACCGACGGCACGTACACCGGTGGCGCGGCGAACACGCGCTACGGCGCCGTCCAGGTGCAGATCACCGTGTCCGGAGGCGTCATCACCGACGTGCAGGTGCCGCAGTACCCGAACAGCAACCGCGAAGACCAGCAGATCAACGCCCGCGCTCTGCCGACCCTGATCGCCGAGACGACGCAGGCGCAGAGCGCGCAGATCGACATGGTGTCGGGCGCGACCTACACCAGCCAGGGCTACATGGCCTCGCTGCAGAGCGCGATCGACCAGGCGAGCGCCTGA
- a CDS encoding ferredoxin reductase family protein yields MTTLAPRTHTIPVSSVSAPPAPAVPLVHRPARRALWHAAATAVIWLTSLFVVALWVAGGGVTATLGFDGETLTTLGRLTGLVGANLLLYQVLLMARIPLFERGFGRDAITRMHRFVGFWSFWLMGAHIVLLVLGYAATAAVNPFVQLWEFIWEYPGMLLATAGTLLILLVVVTSIRRARKKLRYESWHLLHLYAYVGVFLALPHQLWTGADFLSSPAATVYWWTLWALAAASVLVFRVGIPLVRSARHGVRVHAVEPDGENGVTVHMAGRDLHRLGARGGQFFVWRFLDGAGWTRGNPFSLSGAPDGRSLRISARIAGDGTQRLTRLRPGTRVLIEGPYGHMTGDARKGSKLLLIGAGAGVAPLVSLLEEQAYRPGDAILLTRDHTERDALRQGAIARLVAERGVRHAALSGPRNPGASSWLDAGHAAWRGPDLIRYLAPDIAAYDVYVCGPVPWMDAVIRDLKQAGVRGDRIHSEAFTI; encoded by the coding sequence ATGACCACTCTCGCTCCGCGGACGCACACGATCCCGGTATCCTCCGTGTCCGCTCCCCCGGCGCCGGCTGTGCCGCTCGTCCACCGCCCTGCGCGGCGCGCCCTCTGGCATGCTGCGGCGACCGCGGTCATCTGGCTCACGAGCCTGTTCGTCGTCGCGCTGTGGGTCGCCGGCGGCGGGGTGACGGCCACCCTGGGGTTCGACGGCGAGACCCTTACGACACTCGGACGACTGACGGGCCTCGTCGGCGCGAACCTCCTGCTCTATCAGGTCCTGCTCATGGCGCGGATCCCGCTGTTCGAGCGCGGCTTCGGGCGTGACGCGATCACCCGCATGCACCGCTTCGTCGGATTCTGGTCGTTCTGGCTCATGGGAGCGCACATCGTGCTCCTCGTCCTGGGCTACGCCGCGACCGCGGCCGTGAACCCGTTCGTGCAGCTCTGGGAGTTCATCTGGGAGTACCCCGGAATGCTGCTCGCCACGGCGGGAACGCTCCTGATCCTGCTCGTCGTCGTCACCTCGATCCGCCGCGCGCGGAAGAAGCTGCGCTACGAGTCCTGGCACCTGCTGCACCTGTACGCGTACGTCGGCGTCTTCCTCGCGCTGCCGCACCAGCTGTGGACAGGCGCCGACTTCCTGTCCTCGCCCGCGGCGACGGTCTACTGGTGGACGCTCTGGGCGCTGGCGGCGGCATCCGTCCTGGTCTTCCGGGTCGGCATCCCGCTGGTCCGCTCCGCACGGCACGGCGTACGGGTGCACGCGGTCGAGCCCGACGGCGAGAACGGCGTGACCGTGCACATGGCGGGACGCGACCTGCACCGCCTCGGCGCACGGGGTGGCCAGTTCTTCGTGTGGCGCTTCCTCGACGGCGCCGGCTGGACGCGCGGCAACCCGTTCTCCCTCTCCGGCGCGCCCGACGGCCGGTCGCTGCGGATCTCGGCGCGCATCGCCGGCGACGGCACGCAGCGCCTGACCCGACTGCGCCCCGGCACCCGGGTGCTCATCGAGGGGCCCTACGGGCACATGACCGGCGACGCGCGGAAGGGGTCGAAGCTGCTCCTGATCGGCGCCGGCGCCGGAGTGGCGCCGCTCGTGTCGCTCCTGGAGGAGCAGGCGTACCGCCCCGGCGACGCGATCCTGCTGACCCGTGACCACACCGAGCGCGACGCGCTCCGCCAGGGTGCGATCGCACGCCTGGTCGCCGAGCGGGGTGTGCGTCACGCCGCGCTGTCCGGTCCCCGCAACCCCGGCGCATCGTCGTGGCTGGATGCCGGTCACGCGGCGTGGCGGGGACCGGACCTCATCCGCTACCTCGCCCCCGACATCGCAGCCTACGACGTGTACGTGTGCGGCCCCGTCCCGTGGATGGACGCCGTGATCCGCGACCTGAAGCAGGCGGGCGTCCGGGGCGACCGCATCCACTCCGAAGCCTTCACCATCTGA
- the mmuM gene encoding homocysteine S-methyltransferase: MSSFVAALAVGPIVLDGGLGTLLESHGHDMSSSLWSARLLLEDPDAIRRAHREYFDAGARVAITSSYQVSHTGLAAAGFDHADVERALHRSVELARQAREDAGLGADEAWVAASVGPYGAALADGSEYTGAYGRTVDELREWHRPRLAALAAAAPDVLAIETVPSLVEVEAITAELDGIGIPAWVSVTVADGRLRAGDDLADAFALAAGVPEIVAAGVNCCDTAEITGALAALRASGGGLPGVVYPNSGELWHAQERAWSGSASEIAAHAGDWAAGGARLVGGCCRVGPDQISAVARRLVR; the protein is encoded by the coding sequence ATGTCCTCCTTCGTCGCCGCCCTCGCCGTCGGCCCCATCGTGCTGGACGGCGGTCTCGGAACCCTGTTGGAGTCGCACGGCCACGACATGAGTTCGTCGCTGTGGTCGGCCCGGCTCCTCCTGGAAGACCCCGATGCCATCCGGCGCGCTCACCGCGAGTACTTCGACGCGGGCGCGCGGGTGGCGATCACGTCGTCGTACCAGGTGAGCCACACCGGTCTCGCGGCCGCCGGATTCGACCACGCCGACGTCGAGCGGGCTCTGCATCGCAGCGTGGAACTCGCGCGACAGGCGCGCGAGGACGCGGGACTCGGCGCCGACGAGGCGTGGGTCGCGGCATCCGTCGGACCGTACGGCGCAGCGCTCGCCGACGGCAGCGAGTACACCGGCGCGTACGGGCGGACCGTCGACGAGCTGCGCGAATGGCATCGGCCGCGGCTCGCCGCGCTCGCCGCTGCGGCGCCGGACGTCCTCGCGATCGAGACCGTGCCCTCTCTCGTCGAAGTCGAGGCGATCACGGCCGAACTCGACGGCATCGGCATCCCCGCCTGGGTCAGCGTCACGGTCGCAGACGGCAGACTGCGCGCGGGCGATGACCTCGCGGACGCATTCGCGCTCGCCGCCGGCGTCCCTGAGATCGTCGCGGCTGGAGTGAACTGCTGCGACACGGCCGAGATCACCGGGGCGCTCGCCGCGCTGCGGGCGTCCGGCGGCGGACTTCCCGGGGTCGTCTACCCCAACAGCGGCGAGCTCTGGCACGCGCAGGAGCGCGCCTGGTCGGGGTCGGCATCCGAGATCGCCGCGCATGCCGGCGACTGGGCCGCCGGCGGGGCGCGACTGGTCGGCGGATGCTGCCGCGTCGGCCCCGATCAGATCTCGGCCGTCGCCCGCCGGCTCGTGCGCTGA
- a CDS encoding NAD(P)H-binding protein, which produces MSRILIIGGHGKIALLLAPLLAERGHEVTSVVRNPDHVIDVESAGATGVVADVETLSIADLADLFAGQDAIVWSAGAGGGSPQRTYAVDRDAAIRSMDAAERAGVDRYVMVSYFGAGPDHGVDPDDAFFAYAEAKAAADAHLRKSALSATILAPSALTLDEPTGRIDVGAAESASVPRADVAAVIADVLATPATIGRTIRFNSGDVPISDAIG; this is translated from the coding sequence ATGTCGCGCATTCTCATCATCGGCGGGCACGGAAAGATCGCCCTGCTGCTGGCCCCCCTGCTCGCCGAGCGAGGGCACGAGGTGACCAGCGTGGTGCGGAACCCCGATCACGTCATCGACGTCGAGTCCGCGGGCGCGACGGGCGTCGTCGCCGACGTCGAGACCCTCTCCATCGCGGACCTGGCCGATCTGTTCGCCGGGCAGGATGCGATCGTGTGGTCCGCCGGCGCCGGGGGCGGCAGCCCGCAGCGCACGTACGCGGTCGACCGCGACGCGGCGATCCGCTCCATGGATGCGGCGGAGCGGGCGGGGGTCGACCGCTACGTCATGGTGTCCTACTTCGGCGCGGGTCCCGACCACGGCGTCGACCCCGACGACGCCTTCTTCGCCTACGCCGAGGCCAAGGCGGCCGCCGACGCGCACCTCCGCAAGAGCGCGCTGTCCGCCACCATCCTCGCCCCGAGCGCGCTGACCCTCGACGAGCCGACCGGTCGGATCGACGTCGGTGCCGCCGAGTCGGCTTCGGTCCCGCGCGCGGACGTCGCGGCGGTGATCGCGGACGTGCTCGCCACCCCCGCCACGATCGGGCGGACGATCCGCTTCAACTCGGGCGACGTCCCGATCTCGGATGCGATCGGGTGA
- a CDS encoding TraR/DksA family transcriptional regulator, which translates to MSAPDDDLDALIAEALHDVRQRLAALQERLDVIRAARAGANDDDEHDPEGSTLSTEWSRAEGQRADAEKELADLDVALERRRAGSYGICVSCGQPIPIERLRLRPAAVLCVPCASRL; encoded by the coding sequence GTGAGCGCCCCCGACGATGACCTCGACGCTCTGATCGCGGAGGCGCTGCACGACGTCCGGCAGCGGCTCGCCGCGCTGCAGGAGCGGCTCGACGTCATCCGCGCCGCGCGCGCCGGCGCCAACGACGACGACGAGCACGATCCGGAGGGGTCCACCCTGTCGACGGAGTGGTCACGGGCGGAGGGCCAGCGGGCGGATGCCGAGAAGGAGCTCGCGGATCTCGACGTCGCCCTCGAGCGGCGGCGCGCGGGGTCGTATGGGATCTGCGTTTCGTGCGGTCAGCCGATCCCGATCGAGCGTCTGCGGCTACGGCCGGCTGCCGTGCTGTGCGTGCCCTGCGCGAGCCGTCTCTGA
- a CDS encoding TIGR03767 family metallophosphoesterase: MAGLSRRQFLARTALLAAATGVSFDRLGPLLHAGSVRAASAVDVPTTLAQTILQGGVQKGRYRTLVTGPGEPYIPRLDVLRATANPDRAAARRSLLYLGHLSDLHVIDAQSPGRIEPMIVQDHSAWGSAFHPQDPMSVHTTAAMVRAFSDARYSPLTGAPMSAAIVTGDSADMHSHLELRWYIDLMDGLTVNPASAGATYQGVQAWAEAVWAYRPKDPAGGAFGEYGFPTLPSLLAEAIATPVPSVGLPAPWYAVYGNHDTLLLGTFDLSPPLHALAIGGRKSYTLEATAGSVLAGYAATGSALQQAGDALGLALGRSGFRSVPANPARRLFEQREFMAEHFRTEPTPGPVGHGFTQRNLDTGETWWKTDLSPHVRAFGLDTCNQVAGPDGAVPDTQFRWLEKELEQAQAEQKLALIFSHHNSLTLENRAQRPGETEVLHGAEEFIDLLLRFPVVVGWLNGHTHLNQILAHTSSSGGFWEITTASCIDFPQQQQVVEIVDNRDGTLSLFTTVLDHASPAVPGTGGSSADLAARSREFAANDWAESPDMRRGSPLDRNTELLLKAPFDLSRITDAALEAQHMTERARIVAYEDRIDA; this comes from the coding sequence ATGGCAGGTCTCTCGCGACGCCAGTTCCTGGCGCGTACCGCTCTGCTGGCTGCCGCGACCGGGGTCTCCTTCGACCGGCTCGGGCCGCTTCTGCACGCCGGGTCCGTCCGCGCGGCATCCGCCGTCGACGTGCCGACGACGCTCGCTCAGACGATCCTGCAGGGCGGCGTGCAGAAGGGCCGCTACCGCACGCTCGTGACCGGTCCCGGCGAGCCGTACATTCCGCGGCTCGACGTCCTGCGCGCGACCGCGAACCCCGACCGCGCCGCCGCGAGACGCTCGCTGCTGTACCTGGGCCATCTCTCGGATCTGCACGTGATCGACGCGCAGTCCCCGGGTCGCATCGAGCCGATGATCGTCCAGGACCACTCCGCGTGGGGGTCGGCCTTCCACCCGCAGGATCCGATGAGCGTCCACACGACCGCGGCGATGGTCCGCGCGTTCTCGGACGCGCGGTACAGCCCGCTGACCGGTGCGCCGATGAGCGCCGCGATCGTGACGGGCGACAGCGCCGACATGCACTCGCACCTCGAGCTGCGGTGGTACATCGATCTGATGGACGGGCTCACCGTGAATCCGGCGAGCGCCGGCGCGACCTACCAGGGCGTGCAGGCGTGGGCGGAAGCCGTGTGGGCGTACCGGCCGAAGGATCCCGCCGGCGGTGCGTTCGGAGAGTACGGGTTCCCGACGCTGCCGTCCCTGTTGGCCGAGGCCATCGCGACCCCGGTGCCTTCGGTCGGCCTTCCCGCACCCTGGTACGCGGTGTACGGCAATCACGACACCCTGCTGCTGGGCACGTTCGACCTGAGCCCGCCGCTGCACGCCCTGGCGATCGGCGGCCGGAAGTCGTACACGCTCGAAGCGACGGCCGGCAGCGTCCTGGCAGGGTACGCCGCGACCGGGAGCGCCCTGCAGCAGGCCGGCGACGCGCTCGGTCTCGCGCTCGGGCGCAGCGGCTTCCGATCCGTGCCGGCCAATCCCGCGCGGCGCCTGTTCGAGCAGCGCGAGTTCATGGCCGAGCACTTCCGCACCGAGCCCACTCCGGGCCCGGTTGGACACGGCTTCACGCAGCGCAACCTCGACACCGGCGAGACGTGGTGGAAGACCGACCTCAGCCCGCATGTCCGAGCGTTCGGCCTCGACACGTGCAACCAGGTCGCCGGCCCCGACGGTGCCGTGCCGGACACGCAGTTCCGCTGGCTCGAGAAGGAGCTCGAGCAGGCGCAGGCAGAACAGAAGCTCGCGCTGATCTTCAGTCACCACAACAGCCTGACCCTCGAGAACCGGGCGCAGCGCCCCGGAGAGACCGAGGTGCTGCACGGCGCCGAGGAGTTCATCGACCTGCTGCTGCGCTTCCCCGTCGTGGTGGGGTGGCTGAACGGCCACACCCACCTGAACCAGATCCTCGCCCACACCTCCTCCTCGGGCGGCTTCTGGGAGATCACGACCGCGTCGTGCATCGACTTCCCCCAGCAGCAGCAGGTGGTCGAGATCGTCGACAACCGCGACGGGACCCTGTCGCTGTTTACGACCGTGCTCGATCACGCCTCCCCCGCGGTGCCCGGCACCGGCGGCTCCTCAGCGGATCTGGCCGCCCGCAGCCGCGAGTTCGCGGCGAACGACTGGGCCGAGAGCCCCGACATGCGTCGCGGGTCGCCGCTGGATCGCAACACCGAGCTCCTGCTGAAGGCGCCGTTCGACCTGTCGAGGATCACGGATGCCGCCCTGGAGGCCCAGCACATGACCGAACGCGCGCGCATCGTCGCCTACGAGGACAGGATCGACGCATGA
- a CDS encoding DUF1653 domain-containing protein codes for MTVHAPLEPGRYRHFKGGEYEVIGTARHSETEEELVVYRALYGEGGLWVRPRALWDEPVHRDGYDGPRFRRED; via the coding sequence GTGACCGTACACGCACCCCTCGAACCCGGCCGGTACCGCCACTTCAAGGGCGGCGAATACGAGGTGATCGGCACGGCGCGGCACAGCGAGACCGAGGAAGAGCTGGTCGTCTACCGGGCGCTCTACGGCGAGGGCGGCCTCTGGGTACGCCCCCGCGCGCTGTGGGACGAGCCGGTGCACCGAGACGGATACGACGGGCCGCGGTTCCGACGCGAGGACTGA